In Pectobacterium actinidiae, the DNA window CTCGGGTAAATCAGATTATTACCGCCTTGAAACCTTCCTGCTGGAAGGGAGTCAGGGGAATGACCTAATGGATTACAGCAAAGAACAGGTAATTAACGACATTTTGGATCAGTACGAACGACACCTGAACTTTCTTCATCTTAATCGAGAGGCTCCAGGCAATACGCTGACCTTCCCTGACGCATAGTCCCCTACTCTATGGCGCTGAAATACAGCGCCATTTTTCAATATGTTATGCATTTATTATCCTTATTCTTTCATCCTCTTTTTCCTGAATCTATGGACTGTGCCGCATTCTTTGCTTCGACGATTTGCGCTTTATTTTTGAAACGGTATACTGCACACATCAATTTGAAATACAGTTTTAAAAAATGTATTTGTCCGTCACAAAAAAGGAACGAACATGAAAATTGCACTGATTAACGAGAACAGCCAGGCTGCCAAAAACGCCATCATCGCCGAGTCTTTGACCAAAGCGGTTGCACCGTTGGGCCACACTGTACACAACTACGGTCAATACGCCGTTGAAGATGCAGCGCAGCTGACCTACATCCAGAACGGTATTCTGGCAGCTATCCTGCTGAACTCTGGCGCGGCTGATTTCGTTGTGACCGGTTGCGGCACTGGCCAGGGCGCAATGCTGGCTTGTAACTCTTTCCCAGGCGTAATTTGCGGTCTGGTTGTTGACCCGTCTGATGCTTACCTGTTCTCTCAGATCAACAACGGTAACGCTGTATCTGTTCCTTACGCTAAAGGCTTTGGCTGGGGCGCTGAACTGAACCTGGAAAACCTGTTTACCCAGCTGTTCAAAGAAGAAGGCGGCCGAGGCTATCCGAGCGATCGCGTTGCTCCTCAA includes these proteins:
- a CDS encoding RpiB/LacA/LacB family sugar-phosphate isomerase, producing MKIALINENSQAAKNAIIAESLTKAVAPLGHTVHNYGQYAVEDAAQLTYIQNGILAAILLNSGAADFVVTGCGTGQGAMLACNSFPGVICGLVVDPSDAYLFSQINNGNAVSVPYAKGFGWGAELNLENLFTQLFKEEGGRGYPSDRVAPQQRNKKILDAVKAVTYNDLITILKGLDQDLVKGAVAGPKFQEYFFANSKDEALTSYIKTLLA